In the Candidatus Poribacteria bacterium genome, one interval contains:
- a CDS encoding formylglycine-generating enzyme family protein, with product MCLLIFTILWVCGTQHIPSADDIPDGMVLIPAGEFEMGSHTGKNNERPVHTVYVDAFYMDVYEVTNAQYKAFVEANPEWQKGNIAERFHDGVYLRLWNGNAYPDGKADHPVVYVSWYAAVAYAQWTGKRLPTEAEWEKAARGGLIGKAYPWGDTYDATRANHARHFNAPIAVGQYPPNGYGLYDMAGNVSEWCLDEYDPDFYATSARKNPFSNGTREEVIKSFKAIKKKNRVLRGGCWTDNGLFLRVAYRDWGPQHYTSVFRGFRCVKDTSP from the coding sequence GTGTGCCTCCTAATCTTTACCATTTTGTGGGTCTGTGGCACACAACACATTCCGTCTGCCGATGATATCCCCGATGGTATGGTGCTAATACCTGCGGGCGAGTTTGAAATGGGGAGCCACACCGGGAAAAACAATGAACGTCCAGTGCATACCGTCTATGTCGATGCTTTCTATATGGATGTTTACGAGGTCACAAATGCTCAATACAAGGCGTTCGTCGAGGCAAATCCCGAATGGCAGAAAGGAAATATTGCAGAAAGGTTCCACGACGGTGTATACCTCCGACTTTGGAATGGTAACGCCTATCCCGATGGCAAGGCTGATCATCCAGTCGTTTATGTGAGTTGGTATGCAGCGGTGGCTTATGCACAATGGACAGGGAAACGGTTACCAACAGAAGCGGAATGGGAGAAAGCAGCGCGCGGTGGACTTATCGGGAAAGCGTATCCGTGGGGTGATACTTATGATGCAACTCGCGCAAACCACGCACGGCATTTCAACGCCCCGATCGCTGTCGGACAGTACCCACCCAATGGCTACGGTTTATACGATATGGCTGGGAATGTCTCCGAGTGGTGCCTTGATGAATATGATCCTGATTTCTATGCAACATCCGCACGTAAAAACCCATTTTCAAATGGCACGCGCGAAGAAGTTATCAAGAGTTTCAAAGCCATCAAAAAGAAGAATCGCGTTTTAAGGGGTGGCTGCTGGACCGATAACGGGTTATTCCTACGAGTTGCTTATCGAGACTGGGGACCGCAGCACTACACGAGCGTCTTCCGCGGGTTTCGGTGTGTGAAGGATACCTCCCCTTAA